A window from Peromyscus eremicus chromosome 1, PerEre_H2_v1, whole genome shotgun sequence encodes these proteins:
- the LOC131919601 gene encoding serum amyloid A-4 protein, with protein sequence MHLSLSWSFGIKGVCPMPHLWVCFDCSFWSCSTMRLATILVFCSLFVGVSGDGWYSFFKEAIQGTWDLWRAHRDNLEANYQNSDRYFYARGNFEAQQRGAGGVWAAKIISTSRKYFQGLLNRYYFGMKDHGLESLESTRKAEEWGRSGKNPNHFRPQGLPEKF encoded by the exons atgcacctgtctctgtcttggagttttgggattaaaggtgtgtgccccatgCCCCACCTGTGGGTCTGTTTTGACTGCTCTTTCTGGTCCTGCAGCACCATGAGGCTTGCCACAATCCTTGTCTTTTGCTCTTTATTTGTGGGAGTCAGTGGTGATGGCTGGTATTCGTTCTTCAAGGAAGCCATACAAG GGACTTGGGACTTGTGGAGAGCCCATCGGGACAATCTAGAAGCCAATTACCAAAATTCAGACAGATATTTCTATGCTCGGGGAAACTTTGAGGCCCAACAAAGAGGAGCTGGGGGCGTCTGGGCTGCTAAAATAATCAG CACCAGCAGGAAATACTTTCAGGGTCTCCTAAACCGATATTATTTTGGAATGAAGGACCATGGATTGGAAAGCCTGGAATCTACCCGGAAAGCCGAGGAATGGGGTCGAAGTGGCAAAAACCCTAATCACTTCAGACCCCAGGGCCTGCCTGAGAAGTTCTGA